A genomic segment from Lates calcarifer isolate ASB-BC8 unplaced genomic scaffold, TLL_Latcal_v3 _unitig_2514_quiver_845, whole genome shotgun sequence encodes:
- the LOC127140211 gene encoding uncharacterized protein LOC127140211 isoform X3, producing the protein MYERVDFKGGLPVDGRMQQQSPDSPEPGCVSMKSDGSMYERVDFKGGLPVDGRVQQQSSEVHSDQSDQQHQPDLDSILMLLEENIITFVKKELKRVQRVLRPGYPECLASQREDEEVLDGEDEEQRRSSREEFLKITVNFLRRMKQEELADCLQSKCHSAFCGRKLKSNLKKKFQCLFEGLAKTGKPNLLNQIYTELYIIEEWTGEVNDEHEVRQIGNNIQETRQTRNNHQTRRHL; encoded by the exons ATGTATGAACGCGTAGACTTTAAAGGTGGACTTCCTGTGGATGGAAG gatgcagcagcagagtccagactctCCTGAACCCGGCTGTGTGTCCATGAAGAGTGACGGGTCTATGTATGAACGCGTAGACTTTAAAGGTGGACTTCCTGTGGATGGAAG agttcagcagcagagctcagagGTCCACAGTGATCAgtctgaccagcagcatcaaccAGACCTGGACTCCATATTGATG ctgctggaggagaacatcatcacttttgtgaagaaggagctgaagaGAGTCCAGAGGGTCCTGAGACCAGGTTACCCAGAATGCTTAGCgagtcagagggaggatgaggaggtgttggacggtgaggatgaagagcagaggaggagcagcagagaggagtttctgaagatcacggtgaacttcctgaggagaatgaagcaggaggagctggctgactgtctgcagagca aATGTCATTCTGCATTTTGTGGACGTAAACTTAAATCTAACCTGAAGAAgaagttccagtgtttgtttgaggggcTTGCTAAAACAGGAAAGCCAAaccttctgaatcagatctacacagagctctacatcatAGAGGAATGGACTGGAGaggtcaatgatgaacatgaggtcagacagattggAAACAacatccaggaaaccagacagaccagaaacaaccatcagacaagaagacatctttaa
- the LOC127140211 gene encoding uncharacterized protein LOC127140211 isoform X7 has product MQQQSPDSPEPSCVSLKSDGSMYERVDFKGGLPVDGRVQQQSSEVHSDQSDQQHQPDLDSILMLLEENIITFVKKELKRVQRVLRPGYPECLASQREDEEVLDGEDEEQRRSSREEFLKITVNFLRRMKQEELADCLQSKCHSAFCGRKLKSNLKKKFQCLFEGLAKTGKPNLLNQIYTELYIIEEWTGEVNDEHEVRQIGNNIQETRQTRNNHQTRRHL; this is encoded by the exons atgcagcagcagagtccagactctcctgaacccagctgtgtgtccttGAAGAGTGACGGGTCTATGTATGAACGCGTAGACTTTAAAG GTGGACTTCCTGTGGATGGAAG agttcagcagcagagctcagagGTCCACAGTGATCAgtctgaccagcagcatcaaccAGACCTGGACTCCATATTGATG ctgctggaggagaacatcatcacttttgtgaagaaggagctgaagaGAGTCCAGAGGGTCCTGAGACCAGGTTACCCAGAATGCTTAGCgagtcagagggaggatgaggaggtgttggacggtgaggatgaagagcagaggaggagcagcagagaggagtttctgaagatcacggtgaacttcctgaggagaatgaagcaggaggagctggctgactgtctgcagagca aATGTCATTCTGCATTTTGTGGACGTAAACTTAAATCTAACCTGAAGAAgaagttccagtgtttgtttgaggggcTTGCTAAAACAGGAAAGCCAAaccttctgaatcagatctacacagagctctacatcatAGAGGAATGGACTGGAGaggtcaatgatgaacatgaggtcagacagattggAAACAacatccaggaaaccagacagaccagaaacaaccatcagacaagaagacatctttaa
- the LOC127140211 gene encoding uncharacterized protein LOC127140211 isoform X6 gives MQQQSPDSPEPGCVSMKSDGSMYERVDFKGGLPVDGRVQQQSSEVHSDQSDQQHQPDLDSILMLLEENIITFVKKELKRVQRVLRPGYPECLASQREDEEVLDGEDEEQRRSSREEFLKITVNFLRRMKQEELADCLQSKCHSAFCGRKLKSNLKKKFQCLFEGLAKTGKPNLLNQIYTELYIIEEWTGEVNDEHEVRQIGNNIQETRQTRNNHQTRRHL, from the exons atgcagcagcagagtccagactctCCTGAACCCGGCTGTGTGTCCATGAAGAGTGACGGGTCTATGTATGAACGCGTAGACTTTAAAGGTGGACTTCCTGTGGATGGAAG agttcagcagcagagctcagagGTCCACAGTGATCAgtctgaccagcagcatcaaccAGACCTGGACTCCATATTGATG ctgctggaggagaacatcatcacttttgtgaagaaggagctgaagaGAGTCCAGAGGGTCCTGAGACCAGGTTACCCAGAATGCTTAGCgagtcagagggaggatgaggaggtgttggacggtgaggatgaagagcagaggaggagcagcagagaggagtttctgaagatcacggtgaacttcctgaggagaatgaagcaggaggagctggctgactgtctgcagagca aATGTCATTCTGCATTTTGTGGACGTAAACTTAAATCTAACCTGAAGAAgaagttccagtgtttgtttgaggggcTTGCTAAAACAGGAAAGCCAAaccttctgaatcagatctacacagagctctacatcatAGAGGAATGGACTGGAGaggtcaatgatgaacatgaggtcagacagattggAAACAacatccaggaaaccagacagaccagaaacaaccatcagacaagaagacatctttaa
- the wdr74 gene encoding WD repeat-containing protein 74 gives MGDRSRLCSVWLGSETGILKGVSVSRKQAFNFCNTSHLSRDQEVRALCWADPAESELLVGSVDGTVKTFSTEKGAFTEARRCGDPADGCFTGLAPLDGSALITCGESGTVRVWREDSGEPVTQLDAGKNVCRMRQSPVHRHKVATGGKENGLKIWDLEKPEKPVFTAKNLRDDWLDLRRPHWVRDMAFIPDSDKVVTCTGFCQVHVFDPSSPQRRPVLEVEYSEYPLTALSLPAAGDTVVVGNTHGQIAMLDLRKGLVRGCLKGLAGGVRWLQCHPSRPVVASCGLDRFLRIHSLEDRKLQHKVYLKSRLNCLLLSSRDLEDGREGGETQEVKEEVKEEEDEVWDAMEQVEEEEQRPKRKTTQEEPQKKSKKKRKKGQD, from the exons ATGGGGGACCGGAGCCGGCTGTGCTCCGTGTGGCTGGGCTCCGAGACCGGGATCCTGAAGGGGGTCAGCGTGTCCCGGAAACAGGCCTTCAACTTCTGCAACACGAGCCACCTGAGCCGAGACCAGGAGGTCCGCGCGCTGTGCTGGGCGGACCCGGCGGAGAGCGAGCTGCTGGTCGGCTCGGTGGACGGAACCGTGAAGACCTTCAGCACCGAGAAGGGCGCCTTCACCGAGGCCCGGCGCTGCGGAGACCCGGCGGACGGCTGCTTCACCGGGCTGGCGCCGCTCGACGGCTCCGCGCTGATCACCTGCGGGGAGTCCGGGACGGTGCGGGTCTGGAGGGAGGACAGCGGAGAGCCCGTCACCCAGCTGGACGCGGGGAAGAACGTGTGCCGGATGCGGCAGAGTCCGGTTCACCGGCACAAAGTCGCCACCGGTGGGAAAGAGAACGGGCTGAAGATCTGGGACCTGGAGAAACCCGAGAAACCCGTGTTCACCGCGAAGAACCTGCGGGACGACTGGCTGGACCTACGGCGGCCGCACTGGGTCAGAGACATGGCCTTCATCCCGGATTCTGACAAGGTGGTCACCTGCACAGGTT tctgtcaggtcCACGTGTTCgacccctcctcccctcagcGCCGTCCTGTCCTGGAGGTCGAGTACAGCGAGTACCCGCTCACCGCCCTGTCCCTGCCCGCCGCCGGCGACACGGTGGTGGTGGGAAACACCCACGGTCAGATCGCCATGCTGGACCTGAGGAAAGGCCTGGTCCGGGGCTGTCTGAAGGGGCTGGCCGGGGGGGTGAGGTGGCTGCAGTGTCACCCCTCCCGGCCGGTGGTGGCGTCCTGCGGCCTGGACCGTTTCCTCCGCATCCACAGCCTGGAGGACCGCAAACTGCAGCACAAGGTCTATCTCAAGTCCAGACTCAACTGTCTCCTGCTGAGCAGCCGGGACCTGGAGGACGGACGGGAGGGGGGGGAGACccaggaggtgaaggaggaggtgaaggaggaagaggacgaggTGTGGGACGCcatggagcaggtggaggaggaggagcagaggccgaagaggaaaacaacacaggaagaaccacagaagaagagcaagaagaagaggaagaaaggacaGGACTGA
- the LOC127140211 gene encoding uncharacterized protein LOC127140211 isoform X2 yields MQQQSPDSPEPSCVSLKSDGSMYERVDFKGGQPADGRMQQQSPDSPEPGCVSMKSDGSMYERVDFKGGLPVDGRVQQQSSEVHSDQSDQQHQPDLDSILMLLEENIITFVKKELKRVQRVLRPGYPECLASQREDEEVLDGEDEEQRRSSREEFLKITVNFLRRMKQEELADCLQSKCHSAFCGRKLKSNLKKKFQCLFEGLAKTGKPNLLNQIYTELYIIEEWTGEVNDEHEVRQIGNNIQETRQTRNNHQTRRHL; encoded by the exons atgcagcagcagagtccagactctcctgaacccagctgtgtgtccttGAAGAGTGACGGGTCTATGTATGAACGCGTAGACTTTAAAGGTGGACAACCTGCTGATGGAAG gatgcagcagcagagtccagactctCCTGAACCCGGCTGTGTGTCCATGAAGAGTGACGGGTCTATGTATGAACGCGTAGACTTTAAAGGTGGACTTCCTGTGGATGGAAG agttcagcagcagagctcagagGTCCACAGTGATCAgtctgaccagcagcatcaaccAGACCTGGACTCCATATTGATG ctgctggaggagaacatcatcacttttgtgaagaaggagctgaagaGAGTCCAGAGGGTCCTGAGACCAGGTTACCCAGAATGCTTAGCgagtcagagggaggatgaggaggtgttggacggtgaggatgaagagcagaggaggagcagcagagaggagtttctgaagatcacggtgaacttcctgaggagaatgaagcaggaggagctggctgactgtctgcagagca aATGTCATTCTGCATTTTGTGGACGTAAACTTAAATCTAACCTGAAGAAgaagttccagtgtttgtttgaggggcTTGCTAAAACAGGAAAGCCAAaccttctgaatcagatctacacagagctctacatcatAGAGGAATGGACTGGAGaggtcaatgatgaacatgaggtcagacagattggAAACAacatccaggaaaccagacagaccagaaacaaccatcagacaagaagacatctttaa
- the LOC127140211 gene encoding uncharacterized protein LOC127140211 isoform X5 produces MYERVDFKGGLPVDGRMQQQSPDSPEPSCVSLKSDGSMYERVDFKGGLPVDGRVQQQSSEVHSDQSDQQHQPDLDSILMLLEENIITFVKKELKRVQRVLRPGYPECLASQREDEEVLDGEDEEQRRSSREEFLKITVNFLRRMKQEELADCLQSKCHSAFCGRKLKSNLKKKFQCLFEGLAKTGKPNLLNQIYTELYIIEEWTGEVNDEHEVRQIGNNIQETRQTRNNHQTRRHL; encoded by the exons ATGTATGAACGCGTAGACTTTAAAGGTGGACTTCCTGTGGATGGAAG gatgcagcagcagagtccagactctcctgaacccagctgtgtgtccttGAAGAGTGACGGGTCTATGTATGAACGCGTAGACTTTAAAG GTGGACTTCCTGTGGATGGAAG agttcagcagcagagctcagagGTCCACAGTGATCAgtctgaccagcagcatcaaccAGACCTGGACTCCATATTGATG ctgctggaggagaacatcatcacttttgtgaagaaggagctgaagaGAGTCCAGAGGGTCCTGAGACCAGGTTACCCAGAATGCTTAGCgagtcagagggaggatgaggaggtgttggacggtgaggatgaagagcagaggaggagcagcagagaggagtttctgaagatcacggtgaacttcctgaggagaatgaagcaggaggagctggctgactgtctgcagagca aATGTCATTCTGCATTTTGTGGACGTAAACTTAAATCTAACCTGAAGAAgaagttccagtgtttgtttgaggggcTTGCTAAAACAGGAAAGCCAAaccttctgaatcagatctacacagagctctacatcatAGAGGAATGGACTGGAGaggtcaatgatgaacatgaggtcagacagattggAAACAacatccaggaaaccagacagaccagaaacaaccatcagacaagaagacatctttaa
- the LOC127140211 gene encoding uncharacterized protein LOC127140211 isoform X4: protein MYERVDFKGGLPVDGRMQQQSPDSPEPSCVSLKSDGSMYERVDFKGGQPADGRVQQQSSEVHSDQSDQQHQPDLDSILMLLEENIITFVKKELKRVQRVLRPGYPECLASQREDEEVLDGEDEEQRRSSREEFLKITVNFLRRMKQEELADCLQSKCHSAFCGRKLKSNLKKKFQCLFEGLAKTGKPNLLNQIYTELYIIEEWTGEVNDEHEVRQIGNNIQETRQTRNNHQTRRHL, encoded by the exons ATGTATGAACGCGTAGACTTTAAAGGTGGACTTCCTGTGGATGGAAG gatgcagcagcagagtccagactctcctgaacccagctgtgtgtccttGAAGAGTGACGGGTCTATGTATGAACGCGTAGACTTTAAAGGTGGACAACCTGCTGATGGAAG agttcagcagcagagctcagagGTCCACAGTGATCAgtctgaccagcagcatcaaccAGACCTGGACTCCATATTGATG ctgctggaggagaacatcatcacttttgtgaagaaggagctgaagaGAGTCCAGAGGGTCCTGAGACCAGGTTACCCAGAATGCTTAGCgagtcagagggaggatgaggaggtgttggacggtgaggatgaagagcagaggaggagcagcagagaggagtttctgaagatcacggtgaacttcctgaggagaatgaagcaggaggagctggctgactgtctgcagagca aATGTCATTCTGCATTTTGTGGACGTAAACTTAAATCTAACCTGAAGAAgaagttccagtgtttgtttgaggggcTTGCTAAAACAGGAAAGCCAAaccttctgaatcagatctacacagagctctacatcatAGAGGAATGGACTGGAGaggtcaatgatgaacatgaggtcagacagattggAAACAacatccaggaaaccagacagaccagaaacaaccatcagacaagaagacatctttaa
- the LOC127140211 gene encoding uncharacterized protein LOC127140211 isoform X1, with amino-acid sequence MYERVDFKGGLPVDGRMQQQSPDSPEPSCVSLKSDGSMYERVDFKGGQPADGRMQQQSPDSPEPGCVSMKSDGSMYERVDFKGGLPVDGRVQQQSSEVHSDQSDQQHQPDLDSILMLLEENIITFVKKELKRVQRVLRPGYPECLASQREDEEVLDGEDEEQRRSSREEFLKITVNFLRRMKQEELADCLQSKCHSAFCGRKLKSNLKKKFQCLFEGLAKTGKPNLLNQIYTELYIIEEWTGEVNDEHEVRQIGNNIQETRQTRNNHQTRRHL; translated from the exons ATGTATGAACGCGTAGACTTTAAAGGTGGACTTCCTGTGGATGGAAG gatgcagcagcagagtccagactctcctgaacccagctgtgtgtccttGAAGAGTGACGGGTCTATGTATGAACGCGTAGACTTTAAAGGTGGACAACCTGCTGATGGAAG gatgcagcagcagagtccagactctCCTGAACCCGGCTGTGTGTCCATGAAGAGTGACGGGTCTATGTATGAACGCGTAGACTTTAAAGGTGGACTTCCTGTGGATGGAAG agttcagcagcagagctcagagGTCCACAGTGATCAgtctgaccagcagcatcaaccAGACCTGGACTCCATATTGATG ctgctggaggagaacatcatcacttttgtgaagaaggagctgaagaGAGTCCAGAGGGTCCTGAGACCAGGTTACCCAGAATGCTTAGCgagtcagagggaggatgaggaggtgttggacggtgaggatgaagagcagaggaggagcagcagagaggagtttctgaagatcacggtgaacttcctgaggagaatgaagcaggaggagctggctgactgtctgcagagca aATGTCATTCTGCATTTTGTGGACGTAAACTTAAATCTAACCTGAAGAAgaagttccagtgtttgtttgaggggcTTGCTAAAACAGGAAAGCCAAaccttctgaatcagatctacacagagctctacatcatAGAGGAATGGACTGGAGaggtcaatgatgaacatgaggtcagacagattggAAACAacatccaggaaaccagacagaccagaaacaaccatcagacaagaagacatctttaa